Proteins from a genomic interval of Mycobacterium conspicuum:
- a CDS encoding secondary thiamine-phosphate synthase enzyme YjbQ, with translation MLDVDTARRRIVDLTDAVRRFCFAYGDGLCNVFVPHATAGVAIIETGAGSDDDLVDTLERLLPRDDRYRHAHGSEGHGADHVMPALVAPSVTVPVLSGEPQLGTWQSIVLVDLNRDNPRRSVRLSFLDG, from the coding sequence GTGCTGGATGTTGATACGGCCCGTCGCCGCATCGTGGACCTCACCGATGCGGTGCGCAGGTTCTGTTTCGCCTACGGCGACGGGCTGTGCAATGTGTTCGTCCCGCACGCGACCGCCGGGGTGGCGATCATCGAGACCGGCGCGGGTTCCGACGACGACCTGGTCGACACGCTGGAACGGCTGTTGCCGCGCGACGACCGGTACCGGCACGCGCACGGCTCCGAAGGGCACGGCGCCGACCACGTGATGCCGGCCCTCGTGGCGCCGTCGGTGACGGTGCCGGTCTTGAGTGGCGAGCCGCAGCTGGGCACCTGGCAAAGTATCGTGCTGGTCGACCTGAATCGGGACAATCCGCGGCGGTCGGTGCGGTTGAGCTTTTTGGATGGTTAG
- the alaS gene encoding alanine--tRNA ligase, whose translation MQTHEIRKRFLDHFVKAGHTEVPSASVILDDPNLLFVNAGMVQFVPFFLGQRTPPYATATSIQKCIRTPDIDEVGITTRHNTFFQMAGNFSFGDYFKREAIALAWDLLTNSVSEGGYGLDPEKLWATVYLDDDEAVQLWREIAGLPAERIQRRGMADNYWSMGIPGPCGPSSEIYYDRGPEFGVAGGPAANEDRYIEIWNLVFMQNQRGEGSSKEDFEILGPLPRKNIDTGMGVERVAFILQGVHNVYETDLVRPVIDLVESRAPRRYDVGNHADDVRYRIIADHSRTAAILIGDGVSPGNDGRGYVLRRLLRRVIRSAKLLGLDDPEEPIVGDLMATVRDAMGPSYPELVSDFDRIHRIAVAEETAFNRTLASGSKLFEDVVGATKKSGATVVSGSDAFTLHDTYGFPIELTLEMAAEAGLSVDKTGFHELMLQQRQRAKADAAARKHAHADLTAYRELVDAGPTEFTGFDELTSEARILGIFVDGKRVPVVAHGADGGADRVELILDRTPLYAESGGQIADAGTITGTGSGGAAKAAVTDVQKIAKTVHVHRVNVESGEFVEGDTVVAAVDPEWRRGATQGHSGTHMVHAALRQVLGPNAVQAGSLNRPGYLRFDFNWQGPLSEEQRIQIEEVTNEAVQADFEVHTFTEQLEKAKARGAMALFGEAYPDQVRVVEIGGPFSLELCGGTHVHNSAQIGPVTILGESSIGSGVRRVEAYVGLDSFRHLAKERALMAGLASSLKVPSEEVPARVANLVERLKAAEKELERARQANARAAATNAAAGAERIGNVCVVAQRMSAGMTAGDLRSLVGDIRGKLGSDPAVVALIADTEGDGVPYAVAVNPAAQDLGLSANDLVKELAAAVDGRGGGKADLAQGSGKNPAGIEAALAAVRDQIKRVS comes from the coding sequence GTGCAGACACACGAGATCAGGAAGCGGTTCCTTGATCATTTCGTGAAGGCCGGCCACACCGAGGTGCCCAGCGCGTCGGTGATCCTCGACGACCCCAATTTGTTGTTCGTCAACGCCGGCATGGTGCAGTTCGTGCCGTTCTTCCTGGGGCAGCGCACGCCGCCGTATGCCACCGCCACCAGCATCCAGAAGTGCATCCGCACCCCCGACATCGACGAGGTCGGCATCACCACCCGGCACAACACCTTCTTTCAGATGGCCGGCAATTTCTCGTTCGGCGACTACTTCAAGCGCGAGGCCATCGCGCTGGCGTGGGACCTGTTGACCAACAGCGTCTCGGAGGGCGGATACGGCCTAGACCCCGAAAAGCTTTGGGCCACGGTGTATCTCGACGACGACGAGGCCGTCCAACTGTGGCGGGAGATCGCCGGCCTGCCGGCCGAGCGGATCCAGCGCCGCGGCATGGCCGACAACTACTGGTCGATGGGCATCCCCGGGCCGTGCGGACCGTCCTCGGAGATCTACTACGACCGGGGCCCCGAGTTCGGGGTGGCGGGCGGACCCGCGGCCAACGAGGACCGGTACATCGAGATCTGGAACCTCGTGTTCATGCAGAACCAGCGCGGCGAGGGAAGCTCCAAGGAAGACTTCGAAATCCTCGGCCCGCTGCCGCGGAAGAACATCGACACGGGCATGGGCGTCGAGCGGGTCGCGTTCATTCTGCAGGGCGTGCACAACGTCTACGAGACCGACCTGGTGCGCCCGGTCATCGACCTGGTCGAATCGCGCGCCCCGCGCCGCTACGACGTCGGAAACCACGCCGACGACGTCCGCTACCGCATCATCGCCGACCACAGCCGCACCGCCGCGATCCTGATCGGCGACGGGGTCAGCCCCGGCAACGACGGCCGCGGCTACGTGCTGCGCCGCTTGCTGCGCCGGGTGATTCGCTCGGCCAAGCTGCTGGGCTTGGATGATCCGGAGGAGCCCATCGTCGGCGACCTGATGGCCACCGTGCGCGACGCGATGGGCCCGTCGTACCCCGAATTGGTCAGCGACTTCGACCGGATCCACCGCATCGCCGTCGCCGAGGAGACCGCGTTCAACCGCACGCTGGCGTCGGGCTCGAAGCTGTTCGAGGACGTGGTCGGCGCCACCAAAAAGTCGGGCGCCACGGTGGTTTCCGGCTCGGACGCATTCACCCTGCACGACACCTACGGCTTCCCGATCGAGCTCACCCTGGAGATGGCCGCCGAGGCCGGCCTGAGCGTCGACAAGACCGGCTTCCACGAGCTGATGCTGCAGCAACGCCAGCGGGCCAAGGCCGACGCGGCCGCGCGCAAACACGCGCACGCCGACCTGACCGCGTATCGCGAGCTGGTCGACGCCGGCCCCACCGAGTTCACCGGGTTCGACGAATTGACTTCCGAGGCAAGGATTCTCGGCATCTTCGTCGACGGCAAGCGGGTTCCGGTGGTCGCGCACGGCGCGGACGGCGGCGCCGATCGGGTGGAGCTGATTTTGGATCGCACCCCGCTCTACGCCGAGTCCGGCGGTCAGATCGCCGACGCCGGAACCATCACCGGAACCGGATCCGGCGGTGCCGCCAAGGCGGCGGTGACCGACGTGCAGAAGATCGCCAAAACCGTTCACGTGCATCGGGTTAACGTCGAGTCGGGGGAGTTCGTCGAGGGCGACACCGTCGTCGCGGCGGTGGACCCGGAATGGCGCCGCGGCGCCACGCAGGGCCACTCCGGCACCCACATGGTGCACGCCGCGTTGCGACAAGTGCTGGGGCCCAACGCGGTTCAGGCCGGATCGCTGAACCGGCCGGGCTATCTGCGTTTCGACTTCAACTGGCAGGGGCCGCTGAGCGAAGAGCAGCGCATCCAAATCGAGGAGGTCACCAACGAGGCGGTGCAGGCCGACTTCGAGGTGCACACCTTCACCGAGCAGCTGGAGAAGGCCAAGGCGAGGGGGGCCATGGCGCTCTTCGGCGAGGCCTACCCCGACCAGGTCCGGGTGGTGGAGATCGGCGGACCGTTCTCGTTGGAGCTGTGCGGCGGCACGCACGTGCACAACTCGGCGCAGATCGGTCCGGTGACCATCCTCGGCGAATCCTCGATCGGCTCCGGGGTGCGCCGCGTGGAGGCCTACGTCGGGCTGGACTCGTTCCGTCACCTGGCCAAGGAGCGTGCGCTGATGGCCGGGCTGGCGTCGTCGCTGAAGGTGCCGTCCGAGGAGGTGCCCGCCCGGGTGGCCAACCTGGTGGAACGGCTCAAGGCCGCCGAGAAGGAGCTCGAACGCGCCCGGCAGGCCAACGCCCGGGCCGCCGCGACCAACGCCGCGGCGGGGGCCGAGCGGATCGGTAACGTCTGCGTGGTGGCGCAACGGATGTCGGCCGGCATGACGGCGGGCGACCTGCGGTCCCTGGTCGGTGACATTCGCGGCAAGCTCGGCAGCGACCCCGCGGTGGTGGCGCTGATCGCCGACACGGAAGGCGACGGCGTGCCGTACGCCGTCGCCGTCAACCCGGCCGCCCAGGACCTCGGCCTGAGCGCCAACGACCTGGTCAAGGAGCTCGCCGCGGCGGTCGACGGCCGCGGCGGCGGCAAGGCCGACCTGGCGCAGGGCTCGGGAAAGAACCCGGCCGGCATCGAGGCGGCCCTGGCCGCGGTACGCGATCAGATCAAGCGGGTCAGCTGA
- the ruvX gene encoding Holliday junction resolvase RuvX yields the protein MRPGRSLGIDVGKVRIGVAVSDPDGILATPVETVRRERTGRHLRRLAALAAEFEAVEVVVGLPRTLADRTGPAARDAIELSEALAVRVAPTPVRLADERLTTVSAQRSLREAGVRAKEQRAVIDQAAAVAILQGWLDQRRAADVKDAARG from the coding sequence GTGCGTCCCGGGAGAAGCCTCGGCATCGATGTGGGCAAGGTCCGCATCGGCGTGGCGGTCAGCGACCCGGACGGCATCCTCGCGACCCCGGTGGAGACGGTGCGCCGCGAGCGAACCGGCAGGCACCTGCGCCGACTGGCCGCGCTGGCCGCCGAGTTCGAGGCCGTCGAGGTGGTCGTCGGGCTGCCGCGGACGCTGGCCGACCGCACCGGCCCCGCAGCGCGCGACGCGATCGAACTCTCCGAGGCGCTGGCAGTCCGCGTCGCACCGACCCCGGTGCGCCTCGCCGACGAGCGGCTGACCACCGTCAGCGCGCAGCGATCCCTGCGCGAGGCCGGGGTACGCGCCAAGGAGCAACGAGCGGTGATCGACCAGGCCGCGGCCGTGGCGATCCTGCAGGGCTGGCTCGACCAACGGCGCGCGGCAGACGTGAAAGACGCCGCGCGTGGTTGA
- the mltG gene encoding endolytic transglycosylase MltG — MSRLARKRAERGQRRRRFAGRLALGTLIVVLLTAAVVGLRLWHTLFGGGDDYSGPGKQDIMIQVHAGDSTTAIGETLHNHGVVATVRAFVNAAHGVAGVTSIQPGFYRTRTEIPAASAVARLVDPNNRVGKLVIPEGRQLDDTTDMKTNVVNPGILTLISRATCVDLDGNKRCVAVDDLRNAAAKSSLIELTVPPWAIEPANELGSDHRRIEGLIAPGTFNVDPTASPVSILAGLIGAGAEEYTRSGLVDTAQSLHLSPYDILVVASLVQQEADMQDFPKVAQVIYNRLHIHHTLEFDSTVNYPLDRREVATTDADRAQKTPWNTYVSPGLPATAICSPGVDALHAAMHPEPGDWLYFVTIDKQGTTLFTKDYQQHLANIELAKHNGVLDSAR; from the coding sequence ATGAGCCGCCTGGCCCGCAAGCGCGCCGAGCGCGGCCAGCGCCGGCGGCGTTTCGCGGGCCGACTGGCGCTCGGCACGCTCATCGTGGTCCTGCTGACGGCCGCCGTCGTGGGGTTGCGGCTGTGGCACACCCTCTTCGGTGGCGGTGACGACTACAGCGGACCGGGCAAGCAAGACATCATGATTCAGGTGCACGCCGGTGACTCGACCACCGCGATCGGCGAGACGCTGCACAACCACGGCGTGGTCGCCACCGTGCGCGCATTCGTCAACGCGGCGCACGGCGTCGCGGGGGTGACCTCGATCCAGCCCGGCTTCTACCGGACCCGCACCGAAATCCCGGCCGCCTCCGCGGTGGCCCGACTCGTCGATCCCAACAACCGGGTGGGCAAGCTGGTCATCCCGGAGGGACGACAGCTCGACGACACCACCGACATGAAGACCAACGTGGTCAACCCCGGGATCCTCACGCTGATCTCGCGGGCGACCTGCGTGGACCTCGACGGCAACAAGCGCTGCGTCGCGGTGGACGACCTGCGCAACGCCGCCGCCAAGAGCAGCCTGATCGAGCTGACGGTGCCGCCCTGGGCGATCGAGCCGGCCAACGAGCTGGGCAGCGACCATCGCCGGATCGAGGGCCTGATCGCGCCGGGGACCTTCAACGTCGACCCGACGGCCTCGCCGGTCAGCATCCTGGCCGGTCTCATCGGCGCCGGCGCCGAGGAATACACCCGATCCGGGCTGGTGGACACCGCGCAATCCCTGCACCTGTCGCCGTACGACATCCTGGTGGTGGCGTCGCTGGTGCAGCAGGAGGCCGACATGCAGGACTTTCCGAAGGTGGCGCAGGTCATCTACAACCGCCTGCACATCCACCACACGCTGGAGTTCGACTCCACGGTGAACTATCCGCTGGACCGTCGCGAGGTGGCGACCACCGACGCCGACCGGGCGCAGAAGACGCCGTGGAACACCTATGTGTCCCCGGGGCTGCCGGCCACCGCGATCTGCTCGCCCGGTGTCGACGCGCTGCACGCCGCCATGCATCCCGAGCCGGGGGACTGGCTGTACTTCGTCACCATCGACAAGCAGGGCACGACGCTGTTCACCAAGGACTATCAACAGCACTTGGCGAACATCGAGCTGGCCAAGCACAACGGTGTCCTCGACAGCGCGCGCTAG
- a CDS encoding shikimate dehydrogenase produces the protein MSSTARARRAAVLGSPVAHSRSPQLHLAAYRALGLHDWTYERIECGAEELPALVGGFGPEWVGVSVTKPGKFAALRFADEHTPRAEQVGSANTLVRTRRGWRADNTDVDGVAGALGPVAGRALVCGSGGTAPAAVVALAEHGVPGITVVARDPDKAARLVDLGTRIGAPTRFCALDSAALAEEVAGAEVLVSTIPAEVAARYAGTLAAIPVLLDAVYDPWPTPLAAAVGAAGGRVISGLQMLLHQAFAQVELFTGQPAPRAAMAAALD, from the coding sequence GTGTCCTCGACAGCGCGCGCTAGACGAGCAGCGGTTCTGGGATCGCCGGTCGCCCACTCGCGTTCGCCGCAGCTGCATCTGGCCGCCTATCGCGCGCTCGGCCTGCACGATTGGACCTACGAGCGCATCGAGTGCGGCGCCGAGGAGCTGCCGGCGCTGGTCGGCGGGTTCGGTCCGGAGTGGGTCGGGGTGTCGGTGACCAAGCCGGGCAAGTTCGCCGCGCTGCGCTTCGCCGACGAGCACACTCCGCGCGCCGAGCAGGTCGGGTCGGCCAACACGCTGGTGCGCACCCGGCGCGGCTGGCGCGCCGACAACACCGACGTCGACGGCGTGGCGGGGGCCCTCGGTCCGGTCGCGGGGCGCGCGCTGGTGTGCGGATCCGGCGGCACCGCGCCGGCGGCCGTCGTGGCGCTGGCCGAACACGGCGTCCCCGGCATCACCGTGGTGGCGCGGGATCCGGACAAGGCGGCGCGGCTGGTGGACCTGGGCACCCGCATCGGCGCGCCGACCCGATTTTGCGCGCTGGACAGCGCGGCGCTCGCCGAGGAGGTGGCCGGGGCGGAGGTGCTGGTCAGCACCATCCCGGCCGAGGTCGCGGCGCGGTATGCCGGCACGCTGGCCGCCATCCCGGTGCTGCTGGACGCCGTCTACGACCCCTGGCCGACCCCGCTGGCCGCCGCCGTCGGTGCCGCGGGCGGTCGGGTGATCAGCGGCCTGCAGATGCTGCTGCATCAGGCGTTTGCGCAGGTGGAGTTATTCACAGGGCAACCGGCGCCGCGAGCGGCGATGGCAGCCGCATTGGATTAG
- a CDS encoding prepilin peptidase, protein MLACAALLWMVLLSAYDIRQRRLPNALTLPAAAAILLAGGLPALAGAAALGAVYLLVHLAAPTRMGAGDVKLAIGLGGLAGCFGVGAWFLAALAAPLLTALFALFRGMRSVPHGPSMCLATALAIGLATAARA, encoded by the coding sequence GTGCTGGCCTGTGCCGCGTTGCTGTGGATGGTGCTGCTCAGCGCCTACGACATCCGGCAGCGACGGCTGCCCAACGCGCTCACGCTGCCCGCCGCGGCGGCGATTCTGCTGGCCGGTGGGCTGCCGGCGCTGGCCGGCGCGGCGGCGCTAGGTGCGGTGTATCTGCTGGTACACCTGGCGGCGCCGACGAGAATGGGAGCCGGCGACGTCAAGCTCGCGATCGGTCTCGGTGGGCTGGCCGGCTGTTTCGGTGTCGGCGCCTGGTTTCTCGCCGCGCTGGCCGCGCCACTGCTGACCGCGCTGTTCGCGCTGTTCCGTGGAATGCGCAGCGTGCCGCACGGCCCGTCGATGTGCCTGGCCACCGCGTTGGCCATCGGGCTGGCTACTGCTGCGCGAGCGTAA
- the aroC gene encoding chorismate synthase, with amino-acid sequence MLRWITAGESHGRALVAVVEGMVAGVQITSTEIADQLARRRLGYGRGARMKFERDAVTMLSGVRHGITLGGPIAIEIGNTEWPKWETVMAADPVDAAELADSARNEPLTRPRPGHADYAGMLKYGFDDARPVLERASARETAARVAAGTVARAFLRQALGVEVLSHVIAIGPSAPYDGPPPRAEDLPAIDDSPVRAFDKAAEQAMIAEIEAAKKDGDTLGGVVEVVALGLPVGLGSFTSGDNRLDSQLAAAVMGIQAIKGVEIGDGFETARRRGSAAHDEMYPGPDGVIRSTNRAGGLEGGMTNGQALRVRAAMKPISTVPRALATVDLATGDEAVAIHQRSDVCAVPAAGVVVETMVALVLARAALEKFGGDSLTETRRNIEAYRRAVADREAPAARGTA; translated from the coding sequence GTGTTGCGTTGGATCACTGCCGGGGAATCGCACGGCCGGGCGCTGGTGGCCGTCGTCGAGGGCATGGTCGCCGGCGTGCAGATCACGTCCACCGAGATCGCCGACCAGCTGGCCCGACGCCGCCTGGGCTACGGCCGCGGGGCGCGGATGAAATTCGAGCGCGACGCGGTCACCATGCTGTCCGGCGTCCGCCACGGGATCACGCTGGGCGGTCCCATCGCGATCGAGATCGGCAACACCGAGTGGCCGAAGTGGGAAACGGTGATGGCCGCCGACCCCGTCGACGCGGCCGAGTTGGCGGACTCGGCGCGCAACGAACCGCTGACCCGGCCTCGGCCCGGCCACGCCGACTACGCGGGCATGCTCAAGTACGGCTTCGACGACGCCCGCCCGGTGCTGGAGCGGGCCAGCGCCCGCGAGACCGCCGCCCGCGTCGCGGCCGGCACCGTCGCGCGCGCGTTCCTGCGTCAGGCGCTCGGCGTCGAGGTGCTCTCCCACGTCATCGCGATCGGCCCGTCGGCGCCCTACGACGGGCCCCCGCCGCGGGCCGAAGACCTGCCCGCGATCGACGACAGCCCGGTCCGCGCGTTCGACAAGGCGGCCGAGCAAGCCATGATCGCCGAGATCGAGGCGGCCAAGAAGGACGGCGACACCCTCGGCGGGGTGGTCGAGGTGGTGGCGCTGGGCCTGCCGGTCGGGCTGGGCTCGTTCACGAGCGGCGACAACCGGCTCGACAGCCAGCTGGCCGCGGCCGTGATGGGCATCCAGGCGATCAAGGGCGTGGAGATCGGGGACGGCTTCGAGACCGCGCGCCGCCGCGGCAGCGCCGCGCACGACGAGATGTATCCCGGTCCCGACGGGGTGATCCGCTCGACCAACCGGGCCGGCGGGCTGGAAGGCGGCATGACCAACGGCCAGGCGCTGCGGGTGCGCGCGGCGATGAAGCCGATCTCCACCGTGCCGCGGGCGCTGGCCACCGTCGACCTGGCCACCGGAGACGAGGCCGTCGCGATCCACCAGCGCTCCGACGTGTGCGCCGTGCCGGCCGCGGGCGTGGTGGTCGAAACCATGGTGGCGCTGGTGCTTGCGCGCGCGGCGCTGGAGAAGTTCGGCGGCGACTCGCTGACCGAAACCCGCCGCAACATCGAGGCCTACCGGCGTGCCGTCGCCGATCGGGAAGCGCCGGCCGCGCGGGGCACCGCCTGA
- a CDS encoding shikimate kinase: MAPKAVLVGLPGSGKSTIGRRLAKALGVDLLDTDVAIEQRTGRTIADIFAADGEQEFRRIEEAVVRAALAEHDGVLSLGGGAVTTPGVREALAGHTVIYLEINANEGVRRTGGNTVRPLLAGPDRAAKYRALMADRAPLYRRVATMRVDTNRRNPGAVVRYIVSRLQAPAQAAQ; encoded by the coding sequence ATGGCGCCCAAGGCGGTACTGGTCGGCTTGCCGGGCTCGGGCAAGTCCACGATCGGGCGGCGACTGGCCAAGGCGCTCGGGGTCGATCTGCTCGACACCGACGTGGCCATCGAGCAGCGGACCGGCCGAACCATTGCCGACATCTTCGCCGCCGACGGGGAGCAGGAATTCCGGCGCATCGAGGAGGCCGTCGTGCGCGCCGCGCTCGCCGAGCACGACGGCGTGCTGTCGCTCGGCGGCGGCGCCGTCACCACCCCGGGTGTCCGCGAGGCGCTGGCCGGGCACACGGTCATCTATCTGGAGATCAACGCCAACGAGGGCGTGCGGCGCACCGGCGGCAACACCGTGCGGCCGCTGCTGGCCGGCCCGGACCGGGCCGCGAAATATCGCGCGTTGATGGCCGACCGGGCTCCGTTGTATCGGCGCGTCGCCACCATGCGGGTCGACACCAACCGCCGCAATCCCGGCGCGGTGGTCCGCTACATCGTGTCTCGGCTGCAGGCGCCGGCACAGGCCGCCCAATGA
- the aroB gene encoding 3-dehydroquinate synthase encodes MSAPVTVQVAVDPPYPVIIGHDLSDEVDRLLTGRHKVAILHQPVLAETAEAIRKHLSGKGVEAHRIEIPDAEAGKDLPVVGFIWEVLGRIGIGRKDALVSLGGGAATDVAGFAAATWLRGVSIVHVPTTLLAMVDAAVGGKTGINTEAGKNLVGAFHQPLAVVADLVTLETLPHNEIVAGMAEVVKAGFIADPVILDLIEADPQAALDPKGDVLAELIVRAVKVKAEVVAADEKESELREILNYGHTLGHAIERRERYQWRHGAAVSVGLVFAAELARLAGRLDDATALRHRTILESIGLPVSYDADAFPQLLEYMGGDKKTRAGVLRFVVLDGLGKPGRLAGPDPTLLAAAYSEVGAS; translated from the coding sequence ATGAGCGCACCCGTCACCGTGCAGGTGGCCGTCGACCCGCCGTACCCGGTGATCATCGGGCACGACCTGTCCGACGAGGTGGACCGACTGCTGACCGGCCGGCACAAGGTCGCGATCCTGCATCAACCGGTGCTCGCCGAAACCGCGGAGGCGATCCGAAAGCACCTGTCCGGCAAGGGAGTTGAAGCACACCGCATCGAAATCCCGGACGCCGAGGCCGGCAAGGACCTGCCCGTCGTCGGATTTATCTGGGAAGTGTTGGGCCGCATCGGAATTGGCCGCAAGGATGCCCTGGTCAGCCTCGGCGGCGGCGCCGCCACCGACGTCGCCGGGTTTGCCGCGGCAACCTGGCTGCGCGGCGTCTCGATCGTGCACGTGCCCACCACGCTGCTCGCCATGGTCGACGCGGCCGTCGGCGGCAAGACCGGCATCAACACCGAGGCCGGCAAGAACCTCGTCGGCGCGTTTCACCAGCCGCTCGCCGTGGTGGCCGATCTGGTGACGCTGGAAACGTTGCCGCACAACGAGATCGTGGCCGGGATGGCCGAGGTGGTCAAGGCCGGGTTCATCGCGGACCCGGTGATCCTCGATCTGATCGAGGCCGACCCGCAGGCCGCCCTGGACCCGAAGGGCGACGTGTTGGCCGAGCTGATCGTGCGGGCGGTCAAGGTCAAGGCCGAAGTCGTCGCCGCCGACGAGAAGGAATCCGAACTGCGCGAAATCCTCAACTACGGGCACACTTTGGGGCACGCGATCGAGCGCCGGGAGCGCTACCAGTGGCGGCACGGCGCCGCCGTGTCGGTGGGCCTGGTGTTCGCCGCCGAGCTGGCCAGGCTCGCCGGGCGCCTCGACGACGCGACCGCGTTGCGGCACCGCACCATCCTGGAGTCGATCGGCCTGCCGGTCAGCTACGACGCGGACGCGTTCCCGCAATTGCTGGAATACATGGGCGGCGACAAGAAGACTCGCGCCGGCGTGCTTCGGTTCGTCGTCCTCGACGGGCTGGGCAAGCCCGGCCGGCTGGCGGGACCGGACCCGACGCTGCTGGCGGCCGCGTATAGCGAAGTGGGTGCGTCATGA